The Longimicrobium sp. DNA segment CGGAGGCCAGCATGAAGAAGCTCCAGCTGAACGTGGAGTCGCTTCGCGTCGAGTCGTTCGTGACGGACGCGACCACGGAGAGTCGCGGTACCGTGCATGCCCACTCGACCCACTCGAAGGACAGCGCTTGCCAGACCTACGGGACCACGTGCTGGGCCGGCTGCGGTGGTATCAGCGGGAATGAGACCTGCCACAGCTGCAACTACGCGGTGTCGGAATGCATCGACTGCGAGATCTAGATCGGACCACAGGGTAATCCCCGTTAGAGGACCCCTAGCTACG contains these protein-coding regions:
- a CDS encoding pinensin family lanthipeptide, whose product is MKKLQLNVESLRVESFVTDATTESRGTVHAHSTHSKDSACQTYGTTCWAGCGGISGNETCHSCNYAVSECIDCEI